CGATGATCCCATCCTGATGGTGATCTCCTCGCCCGGCGGCCATGTGGAATCGGGCGACATGATCCACGACACCATGAAGTTCGTGAAACCGCGCGTGATCGTGCTGGGTACGGGCTGGGTGGCGAGCGCGGGCGCGCTGATCTTCGTGGCGGCCGACAAAGAGGACCGCTACTGCCTGCCCAACACGCGCTTCCTCCTGCACCAACCCTCGGGCGGCGCCGGAGGACCGGCCAGCGATATCGAGATCCAGGTGCGCGAGATGCGCATGATGCGCGACCGCCTCAACCAGATCTTCGCCGACGCCACGGGCCAGCCCCTGTCACGCATCCAGGAAGACACTGACCGCGATTTCTGGCTGACCGCCAAGGGCGCAGTGGAGTACGGCCTGTGCAGCAAGGTCGTCTCGCGCCAGGACGAGATCAAGCGGTAGACGGGGGAGCGCCGGCGCCATGACCGCAAAGCCCGATCCGCTGGACTCGATGAAGGCCAACTTGCTGAAAAACACCGGCAAGTCGGCCGATGAATGGGCCGCTTTGGTGCGAGCCAGCGGGCTTGAGAAGCATGGCGAACAGATGGCGCTGCTCAAGGGAACCCATGGCCTCGGCCATGGCTACGCGAACCTGATCTGCCACACGGCCAAGGGCACGCTGGACGCCCCGCAGGACGACATGCTGTCGGGCCAGTACGCCGGCAAGGAAGCGTTGCGGCCCGCCTATGACGCGCTGGAGGCGTACGCGAAATCGCTTGGCGATGACGTTGAGATTTCAATCAAGAAGACCAGCACCGCCTTCCGCCGGTCGAAGAATTTCGCGGTCGTCACGCCCGCCTCGAAAACGCGCATCCATGTGGGCCTGAACCTGAAAGGTGCGGCGCCGACTGACCGTCTGATCGCCGAAAAGCCGGGCGCGATGTGCACCCACAAGGTCCAAGTCGAAACCGCCGCCGATCTCGACGCCGAGCTCAAGGCCTGGATGAAGTCGGCCTACGAGCTGGCGTGATCCCTTTGATTTAGATGGACTTTCCCAACGCCCGCCAGGCGATGTCGCGGCGGCAAACGCCCTGCGGCCAGTCGATGAGATCGACCGCCTGATAGGCGCGTGACACGGCCTGTTCCAGCGTGTCGCCCGCAGCGGTGATCGTCAGAACGCGCCCGCCCGCCGCGATCCAGTCGCCCTCTTCGTTGACCCCGGTTCCGGCGTGAAACACTGTCACGCC
The window above is part of the Hyphomonadaceae bacterium ML37 genome. Proteins encoded here:
- a CDS encoding ATP-dependent Clp protease proteolytic subunit codes for the protein MAYAFDDRLIRNDDEDEDEREDKNAPQTGDYVGKALFESRTILITGGINDKVARAVCAQLFALAAKSDDPILMVISSPGGHVESGDMIHDTMKFVKPRVIVLGTGWVASAGALIFVAADKEDRYCLPNTRFLLHQPSGGAGGPASDIEIQVREMRMMRDRLNQIFADATGQPLSRIQEDTDRDFWLTAKGAVEYGLCSKVVSRQDEIKR
- a CDS encoding DUF4287 domain-containing protein; translation: MTAKPDPLDSMKANLLKNTGKSADEWAALVRASGLEKHGEQMALLKGTHGLGHGYANLICHTAKGTLDAPQDDMLSGQYAGKEALRPAYDALEAYAKSLGDDVEISIKKTSTAFRRSKNFAVVTPASKTRIHVGLNLKGAAPTDRLIAEKPGAMCTHKVQVETAADLDAELKAWMKSAYELA